A region from the Streptosporangium sp. NBC_01756 genome encodes:
- a CDS encoding type II toxin-antitoxin system VapC family toxin — MIATSDRRDTHHSRCVQMLGSWPGSLVIPEPVLGETCNFLRNNVRRGAFFEATLLEQLTTGDYEIVNPTQADRRRATELVRHMVAAPLGYVDATVIAMAERLHITDVATTDLKFVGMAQGITKIRPLAWPFHELL, encoded by the coding sequence TTGATCGCCACCAGCGATCGAAGGGACACCCATCACAGCCGATGTGTCCAGATGCTTGGGTCCTGGCCGGGAAGCCTGGTGATTCCGGAACCGGTTCTCGGCGAGACCTGCAACTTTCTCCGGAACAACGTACGGCGCGGTGCCTTCTTTGAAGCGACGCTGCTCGAACAGTTGACCACCGGCGACTACGAGATCGTGAACCCCACGCAGGCGGATCGGCGGCGAGCCACTGAGCTTGTTCGGCACATGGTCGCGGCACCACTCGGTTACGTCGACGCCACGGTGATCGCGATGGCGGAGCGCCTCCACATCACCGATGTGGCCACGACCGACCTGAAGTTCGTCGGCATGGCTCAGGGCATCACCAAGATCAGACCCCTCGCCTGGCCGTTCCACGAACTGCTTTGA
- a CDS encoding endonuclease V: MKVQSPRTIEEAEAVQDELRSLLDLTGPGPRRPARVAGVDVAYDGERLAAAVAVLDGATLEVVEQVAVGGRVAFDYVPGLLAFREVPALLEALGRLSAAPDLVVCDGYGLAHPRRFGLACHLGVLTGLPTIGVGKTTFVGSYPDPAPERGSWTDLTLDGDVVGRVLRTRHGVKPVFVSVGHRVDLDTACHNVLALTPRYRLPETTRVSDRLSRTALAENVVLD; the protein is encoded by the coding sequence ATGAAGGTACAGAGCCCACGCACCATCGAGGAAGCCGAGGCGGTCCAGGACGAGCTCCGGTCCCTGCTGGACCTGACCGGCCCGGGGCCTCGCCGTCCGGCGCGGGTCGCGGGGGTGGACGTGGCCTACGACGGGGAACGGCTCGCGGCCGCGGTCGCCGTGCTGGACGGGGCCACGCTGGAGGTCGTCGAACAGGTCGCCGTCGGCGGCCGGGTGGCCTTCGACTACGTTCCCGGCCTGCTGGCCTTCCGGGAGGTCCCCGCCCTCCTCGAAGCCCTCGGGCGCCTGAGCGCCGCCCCCGACCTGGTCGTCTGCGACGGGTACGGCCTGGCCCACCCCCGCCGTTTCGGCCTCGCCTGCCACCTGGGCGTACTGACCGGCCTGCCCACGATCGGCGTCGGCAAGACCACGTTCGTCGGCTCCTATCCCGACCCCGCTCCCGAACGAGGCTCGTGGACCGACCTGACCCTGGACGGCGACGTCGTCGGCCGGGTGCTCCGCACCCGCCACGGCGTCAAGCCGGTGTTCGTCTCCGTCGGGCACCGGGTGGACCTCGACACGGCCTGCCACAACGTCCTCGCGCTGACCCCCCGCTACCGCCTCCCGGAGACCACCCGCGTCTCCGATCGGTTGTCACGTACGGCCCTGGCGGAAAATGTCGTCTTAGACTGA
- a CDS encoding lysoplasmalogenase: MQNDVLRAGPLSRTVLIAFWLCSAVHLALVAAGAGPMISLTKALLMPLLAVWVLAQRGPRPLVAALLLSWGGDVALEIDGLFLAGMALFAGAHVCYVTYFVRERALDGLRRRPVVPVIYAVVWAGLVFSLWPGLGDLRLPVAGYSLLLTATAVTAAGHGLRIGAGGALFLLSDTLIAFDLADLPLPPMNGLVVMTTYIAAQYLLASGIVNRLRS; the protein is encoded by the coding sequence GTGCAGAATGATGTTCTACGGGCCGGGCCGCTCTCCCGCACTGTCCTGATCGCCTTCTGGCTCTGTTCTGCGGTTCATCTGGCGCTGGTCGCCGCCGGCGCCGGCCCGATGATCTCCCTGACCAAGGCACTGCTCATGCCGCTGCTCGCAGTCTGGGTGCTGGCCCAGCGGGGACCGCGCCCGCTGGTGGCGGCGCTCCTGCTCTCCTGGGGCGGTGACGTGGCCCTGGAGATCGACGGTCTTTTCCTGGCCGGCATGGCCCTGTTCGCCGGGGCGCACGTCTGTTACGTGACCTACTTCGTCCGGGAGAGGGCGCTCGACGGGTTGCGCCGCCGCCCGGTGGTCCCGGTGATCTACGCCGTCGTCTGGGCGGGCCTGGTGTTCTCCCTCTGGCCGGGCCTTGGCGACCTGCGTCTGCCGGTGGCCGGCTATTCGCTGCTGCTGACCGCCACCGCGGTGACCGCGGCCGGGCACGGCCTGCGGATCGGGGCCGGCGGCGCGCTGTTCCTGCTGTCCGACACGCTGATCGCGTTCGATCTGGCGGACCTTCCCCTTCCTCCGATGAACGGCCTCGTGGTCATGACCACCTACATCGCCGCCCAATACCTCCTGGCCTCGGGCATCGTCAATCGCCTCCGTTCCTGA
- a CDS encoding nucleotidyltransferase domain-containing protein, whose amino-acid sequence MTITLPAWLEEIPAEQASPPAFVTVSGAHLYGFPSADSDVDLRGVHVLPLEQVVGLRTGEETVTRSWVRHGVEVDLVTHDLAKFCRLLLRRNGYVLEQLLSPLVVATSSVHQEMAAAAPGCLTRHHADHYLGFARTQWRLFERSGELKPLLYTFRVLLTGVHLMRTGVLVADLTRLTGLAVGAPPYLADLMAAKRSAEHGPLPADAPDPVRLARDVARLTSELAEARDASALPAVATSADALHDLVVRTRLAAV is encoded by the coding sequence GTGACCATCACCCTGCCCGCCTGGCTGGAAGAGATCCCCGCCGAGCAGGCCAGCCCTCCGGCCTTCGTGACGGTCAGCGGCGCGCATCTGTACGGCTTCCCCTCGGCCGACTCCGACGTCGATCTGCGCGGCGTGCATGTGCTGCCCCTGGAGCAGGTGGTCGGTCTGCGCACCGGCGAGGAGACCGTCACCCGTTCCTGGGTACGGCACGGCGTCGAAGTGGACCTGGTCACCCATGACCTGGCCAAGTTCTGCCGCCTGCTGCTACGCCGCAACGGGTACGTGCTGGAGCAGTTGCTCTCCCCGCTGGTGGTGGCCACCTCATCGGTTCACCAGGAGATGGCCGCAGCCGCTCCCGGCTGCCTCACCCGCCACCACGCCGACCACTACCTGGGATTCGCCCGCACCCAGTGGCGGCTGTTCGAGCGCTCGGGCGAGCTCAAGCCGCTGCTCTACACCTTCCGGGTGCTGCTCACCGGCGTCCACCTGATGCGCACCGGAGTCCTGGTCGCCGACCTGACCCGGCTCACCGGCCTCGCCGTCGGCGCACCGCCGTATCTCGCCGACCTGATGGCCGCCAAGCGATCGGCCGAGCACGGTCCGCTGCCCGCCGACGCCCCTGATCCGGTACGGCTGGCACGCGACGTGGCGCGGCTGACCTCGGAGCTGGCGGAGGCCAGGGACGCCTCCGCTCTCCCCGCCGTCGCGACCTCGGCCGATGCTCTGCACGACCTCGTCGTCCGCACCCGCCTGGCGGCCGTCTAG
- a CDS encoding MDR family MFS transporter, with the protein MTRAQIRLVMAGLMLAMLLAALDQTIVATALPMIAQELGGLDQLSWVVTSYLLASTAGTPLYGKLSDLYGRKRVFQSAIVIFLIGSILCGLAQNMVQLSVFRGVQGLGGGGLMALAMAIIADVVPPRDRGRYQGLFGGVFGLASVAGPLVGGFFTDHATWRWIFWINLPLGVVALAVVAVTLHLPGRRTQHSIDYLGAVLLAAAVCCILMVTVWGGRTYDWSSWQIIGLAGVGICLTAAFAVWQRRASEPILPPRVITHPVVAVSAGLSLLSGVALFGAIVYLPAYFQIVRGDTATESGLALVPLTGGVIVSSVVSGWLISRTGRYKAMPILGATVLAAGLYLLSLVEVDTSMAVLMAFTVVVGLGVGGFMQVPLVATQNAVRPGDIGSASSAIAFFRTLGGALGTALFGTVQIRALEEELSGSGLPAQAAQLDPELLGRLPATQLRELLEAFTAAVQTVYLWAIPFAIASLLLALFLKEIPLHGSTPTRPGAVTLAVTGVALTWLADRLEHGGSPRLVAAAARLVPPDQAGDDATRARAASRQVLRPLAGQVLLAALTEKERK; encoded by the coding sequence TTGACTCGCGCGCAGATCCGGCTCGTGATGGCCGGGCTCATGCTCGCCATGCTGCTCGCCGCGCTGGACCAGACGATCGTCGCCACCGCGTTGCCGATGATCGCGCAGGAGCTCGGCGGACTGGACCAGCTCTCCTGGGTGGTCACGTCCTACCTCCTCGCCTCGACGGCCGGAACCCCGCTGTACGGCAAGCTTTCCGACCTGTACGGCCGCAAGCGGGTCTTCCAGAGCGCGATCGTCATCTTCCTGATCGGCTCCATCCTGTGCGGTCTCGCCCAGAACATGGTTCAGCTGAGCGTCTTCCGGGGTGTTCAGGGGCTGGGCGGCGGCGGTCTGATGGCCCTCGCGATGGCGATCATCGCCGATGTCGTCCCGCCCCGCGACCGGGGCCGCTACCAAGGACTCTTCGGCGGCGTGTTCGGCCTGGCCAGCGTCGCCGGGCCGCTCGTCGGCGGCTTCTTCACCGACCACGCCACCTGGCGCTGGATCTTCTGGATCAACCTCCCACTCGGGGTGGTCGCCCTCGCCGTGGTGGCGGTCACGCTCCACCTGCCCGGCAGAAGGACGCAGCACAGCATCGACTATCTCGGAGCCGTCCTCCTGGCCGCCGCCGTGTGCTGCATCCTGATGGTCACGGTGTGGGGCGGCAGAACGTACGACTGGTCCTCCTGGCAGATCATCGGCCTCGCAGGGGTGGGCATCTGCCTGACCGCGGCCTTCGCCGTCTGGCAGCGCAGGGCGTCCGAACCCATCCTGCCGCCGCGGGTCATCACCCATCCCGTGGTCGCGGTCAGCGCGGGGCTGTCGCTGCTGTCGGGTGTCGCGCTCTTCGGCGCCATCGTCTACCTGCCCGCCTACTTCCAGATCGTCCGCGGCGACACGGCCACCGAATCCGGACTGGCCCTCGTCCCGCTGACCGGCGGGGTGATCGTCTCCTCCGTGGTGAGCGGATGGCTGATCTCCAGGACGGGCCGGTACAAGGCGATGCCCATTCTGGGCGCGACGGTCCTGGCCGCCGGTCTCTACCTGCTCAGCCTCGTCGAGGTCGACACCTCCATGGCCGTGCTCATGGCCTTCACCGTCGTGGTCGGTCTCGGGGTGGGCGGCTTCATGCAGGTGCCGCTGGTGGCGACCCAGAACGCGGTACGGCCCGGCGACATCGGCAGCGCGTCCAGCGCGATCGCCTTCTTCCGCACACTCGGTGGCGCGCTGGGGACCGCACTGTTCGGCACGGTCCAGATCCGTGCCCTGGAGGAGGAACTGAGCGGGTCCGGTCTGCCGGCGCAAGCCGCACAGCTCGATCCCGAACTCCTCGGACGACTTCCCGCCACCCAGTTGCGGGAGTTGCTCGAGGCGTTCACCGCGGCCGTCCAGACCGTCTACCTGTGGGCGATACCGTTCGCGATCGCCAGCCTGTTGCTCGCGCTGTTCCTGAAGGAGATACCGCTGCACGGGAGCACGCCCACCCGGCCGGGCGCGGTGACCCTCGCGGTGACCGGCGTCGCCCTCACCTGGCTCGCCGACCGGCTGGAACACGGCGGATCACCGCGACTGGTCGCGGCCGCCGCCCGGCTTGTCCCCCCCGACCAGGCCGGTGACGATGCCACCCGCGCCCGCGCGGCCTCCCGTCAGGTCCTCAGACCGCTGGCCGGACAGGTCCTCCTCGCGGCATTGACGGAAAAGGAGAGGAAATGA
- a CDS encoding MTH1187 family thiamine-binding protein has protein sequence MSVLVAFSVTPIGTGEDVGELVAEAVRVVRASGLPNRTDAMFTTVEGETWDEVMAVVKDAVAVVEARCGRVSLVLKADIRAGQDGRLDAKVATVERHLAP, from the coding sequence ATGTCGGTGCTCGTGGCGTTCAGCGTGACTCCGATCGGGACGGGGGAGGACGTCGGCGAGCTCGTCGCCGAGGCGGTGCGGGTGGTCCGTGCGTCGGGGCTGCCGAATCGGACCGATGCCATGTTCACCACCGTGGAGGGCGAGACCTGGGACGAGGTCATGGCCGTGGTGAAGGACGCGGTCGCGGTGGTCGAGGCGCGGTGCGGCCGGGTCAGCCTGGTGCTGAAGGCCGACATCCGAGCCGGGCAGGACGGACGGTTGGACGCCAAGGTGGCCACCGTCGAACGGCATCTCGCCCCCTAG
- a CDS encoding MBL fold metallo-hydrolase has translation MGRLVVGGLALAAAGWALRDIPAELGGRATGERLARMLRSPRFRDGVFHNTVPGSYTPPVSNVPGILREMIFNRDARLPAGPVPLVTSPATPQSAAGLSVVWYGHATTLVEIEGRRVLFDPVWSERASPSRLVGPRRLHPLPTPLTALPALDAIVISHDHYDHLDRATVRALTAAGSAPFLVPLGIGAHLERWGVPASRIIELDWEEEASVAGLRFVATAARHFSGRTLTRNTTLWGSWVVAGATRRVFYAGDSGYFDGYAGIGAAHGPFDLTLMPIGAYSPAWPDIHMDPEEAVNAHLDLGGRLLLPVHWATFTLAVHPWAEPADRLWHEAKARDVRLAIPRPGDRVDVDDVPLLDGWWELLGA, from the coding sequence GTGGGACGTCTCGTTGTGGGCGGACTGGCGCTGGCCGCCGCGGGATGGGCGCTGAGGGACATTCCGGCGGAGCTCGGCGGCCGGGCCACAGGGGAGCGGCTCGCCCGGATGCTGCGCTCTCCGCGGTTCCGCGACGGCGTCTTCCACAACACCGTGCCGGGCTCCTACACGCCGCCGGTGAGCAACGTCCCGGGGATCCTCCGTGAGATGATCTTCAACCGTGACGCCCGGCTGCCCGCCGGCCCGGTCCCGCTGGTGACCTCCCCGGCCACCCCGCAGTCCGCAGCCGGGCTGAGCGTCGTCTGGTACGGCCACGCCACCACGCTCGTGGAGATCGAGGGACGGCGCGTCCTGTTCGACCCGGTGTGGAGCGAGCGCGCCTCGCCCTCGCGATTGGTGGGCCCCCGGCGGCTGCACCCGCTGCCGACCCCGCTGACCGCCCTTCCGGCGCTCGACGCGATCGTGATCTCCCACGACCACTACGACCACCTCGACCGGGCCACGGTCCGCGCGCTCACCGCCGCCGGATCCGCGCCCTTCCTGGTCCCCCTGGGCATCGGCGCCCACCTGGAGCGCTGGGGCGTCCCCGCCTCGCGGATCATCGAGCTCGACTGGGAGGAGGAGGCGAGCGTCGCGGGTCTGCGGTTCGTCGCCACGGCCGCCAGGCACTTCTCCGGGCGCACCCTCACCCGCAACACCACCCTCTGGGGCTCATGGGTGGTCGCGGGAGCGACCAGGCGGGTCTTCTACGCCGGAGACTCCGGCTACTTCGACGGCTACGCCGGCATCGGCGCCGCGCACGGGCCGTTCGACCTCACCCTGATGCCGATCGGCGCCTACAGCCCCGCCTGGCCCGACATCCACATGGACCCCGAGGAGGCGGTCAACGCCCACCTCGACCTGGGCGGCAGGCTGCTCCTGCCCGTTCACTGGGCGACCTTCACCCTGGCCGTCCACCCGTGGGCCGAGCCCGCCGACCGGCTGTGGCACGAGGCCAAGGCCCGCGACGTCCGCCTGGCGATCCCCCGTCCCGGCGACCGCGTCGACGTCGACGACGTCCCCCTGCTGGACGGCTGGTGGGAGCTGCTCGGCGCCTGA
- a CDS encoding MFS transporter — MSAGARQGGTPTYQGEQGTDPRRWKALTVCLVAGFMTLLDVSIVNVALPAIRTGLHAPQSDLQWVVSGYALTFGLVLVPAGRFGDMRGRRNVFVFGVALFTLASAAAGITQSSTWLVIARLVQGVAGGVINPQVSGLIQQLFRGSERGRAFGLLGATIGISTAIGPLLGGLLIHLGGDQDGWRLVFYVNVPIGVLAVLLAYRYIPAMDRDGRRRQSVDPVGVLLLAAGVVLVLLPFVEGQQWQGQGKWLLPVAGIVMLIGFVAWERRYGRRSDPVVNLSLFTRRSYAFGALIAALYFAGFTAIFFILTLYLQEGLGYPPLEAGLASTPFAAGSAAASVLGGRLVSRFGRPMVAVGLVTVAVGLVVTEFAVRLVPGQHVAWAIALPLLVTGLGSGLVISPNQTLTLSEVPVAEAGTAGGVLQTGQRMGAAMGIAAIGSVFFGAVTSSHGDDALAFRHALLVTIGFVLAALAVALADVAAARRRRRAAAAR; from the coding sequence ATGAGCGCCGGGGCACGGCAGGGCGGGACGCCGACCTACCAGGGAGAGCAGGGGACTGATCCGCGCCGGTGGAAGGCGCTGACCGTCTGCCTGGTGGCCGGCTTCATGACGCTGCTGGACGTCAGCATCGTCAACGTGGCGCTGCCCGCCATCCGCACCGGGCTGCACGCCCCGCAGAGCGACCTGCAGTGGGTGGTGTCGGGGTACGCGCTCACCTTCGGGCTGGTGCTGGTGCCCGCCGGGAGGTTCGGCGACATGCGCGGCCGGCGTAACGTGTTCGTCTTCGGCGTCGCCCTGTTCACTCTGGCCAGCGCGGCGGCCGGGATCACCCAGAGCTCGACCTGGCTGGTCATCGCGCGACTCGTCCAAGGGGTCGCCGGCGGGGTGATCAACCCGCAGGTCAGCGGCCTGATCCAGCAACTGTTCCGGGGTTCGGAGCGGGGCCGGGCGTTCGGGCTGCTGGGCGCCACCATCGGCATCTCGACCGCGATCGGCCCGCTGCTCGGCGGGCTGCTCATCCACCTGGGCGGCGACCAGGACGGCTGGCGGCTCGTCTTCTACGTCAACGTGCCGATCGGCGTCCTGGCCGTCCTGCTGGCCTACCGCTACATCCCGGCCATGGACCGGGACGGGCGACGGCGGCAGAGCGTCGATCCGGTGGGCGTGCTGCTCCTTGCCGCCGGTGTGGTGCTGGTGCTGCTGCCGTTCGTGGAGGGGCAGCAGTGGCAGGGTCAGGGCAAGTGGCTGCTGCCGGTGGCCGGGATCGTGATGCTCATCGGTTTCGTGGCATGGGAGCGGCGGTACGGGCGGCGCAGCGACCCGGTCGTCAACCTGTCACTGTTCACCAGGCGCTCATACGCCTTCGGTGCCCTGATCGCGGCGCTCTACTTCGCGGGCTTCACCGCGATCTTCTTCATCCTCACCCTGTACCTGCAGGAGGGCCTGGGCTATCCGCCCCTGGAGGCGGGCCTGGCGAGCACCCCGTTCGCGGCGGGATCGGCGGCGGCCTCGGTGCTGGGCGGCCGACTCGTCAGCAGGTTCGGCCGCCCGATGGTGGCGGTGGGGCTGGTGACGGTCGCCGTCGGGCTGGTCGTCACGGAGTTCGCCGTACGGCTGGTCCCCGGCCAGCACGTGGCCTGGGCCATCGCGCTGCCGCTGCTCGTCACCGGCCTGGGCAGCGGCCTGGTGATCTCCCCGAACCAGACGCTGACCCTGTCGGAGGTGCCGGTCGCCGAGGCGGGCACCGCCGGCGGCGTGCTGCAGACGGGCCAGCGGATGGGCGCCGCCATGGGCATCGCGGCGATCGGCTCGGTGTTCTTCGGCGCGGTCACCTCCTCGCACGGCGACGACGCCCTGGCGTTCCGGCACGCGTTGCTCGTCACCATCGGCTTCGTGCTGGCCGCCCTGGCCGTGGCACTCGCCGACGTGGCCGCCGCCCGTCGCCGCCGGAGGGCCGCCGCCGCCCGATGA
- a CDS encoding ankyrin repeat domain-containing protein, which produces MSDDEWVGGMDAWSDTNLAEIRERLADGFDPGQRIFWLRSTPLHQAAQEGAVKVIELLLASGAEVDPADSYGATPLWEAVRHGQDDAVRLLLAAGADPWRPCIAGRSPGLQALFTELADLFVHLPGAPRISPRLRELQDTVDDMMFSYEDYSETFCIAFVGGVAEDEVIRRLGALPELCPPVEAGALREAEQASTVELLRVASPPGGGVVLFQTEGVLPVRDGVARRVTAGGGTLVGALPLAGTSVDIWRDGFTVARPSVYDQLSDDSLLELWMCRFGDCGAHPSTSVERILALMTLLTATYITEEWLWSAPVRLVPVEPHGRGHDG; this is translated from the coding sequence GTGAGCGACGATGAGTGGGTCGGCGGCATGGACGCGTGGAGCGACACGAACCTGGCGGAGATCCGGGAACGGCTGGCCGACGGGTTCGACCCCGGCCAGCGGATCTTCTGGCTGCGTTCGACACCCCTGCACCAGGCCGCCCAGGAGGGCGCGGTCAAGGTGATCGAGTTGCTCCTGGCCTCGGGAGCCGAGGTGGACCCCGCCGACAGTTACGGCGCCACCCCCCTGTGGGAGGCTGTACGCCACGGTCAGGACGACGCCGTCCGCCTCCTGCTGGCCGCGGGCGCCGACCCCTGGCGGCCGTGCATCGCCGGACGCTCTCCCGGTCTCCAGGCGCTCTTCACCGAACTGGCGGACCTGTTCGTCCACCTTCCCGGGGCCCCACGCATCAGTCCTCGGCTCCGTGAACTCCAGGACACCGTCGACGACATGATGTTCTCCTACGAGGACTACAGCGAGACCTTCTGCATCGCCTTCGTCGGCGGGGTGGCCGAGGACGAGGTCATCCGCCGTCTGGGAGCGCTCCCCGAGCTCTGTCCGCCGGTGGAGGCCGGCGCGCTGCGCGAGGCCGAGCAGGCCTCCACCGTCGAACTGCTGCGGGTCGCCAGTCCGCCGGGGGGCGGTGTCGTGCTCTTCCAGACGGAGGGCGTGCTGCCGGTCCGCGACGGCGTGGCCCGGCGGGTTACCGCGGGGGGCGGGACCCTCGTGGGAGCGCTACCGCTCGCCGGCACCTCGGTCGACATCTGGCGGGACGGGTTCACCGTCGCCCGGCCCTCGGTCTACGACCAACTCAGCGACGACAGCCTGCTTGAGCTGTGGATGTGCCGGTTCGGTGACTGCGGCGCGCATCCCTCCACCTCGGTGGAGCGCATCCTGGCCCTGATGACGCTGCTCACCGCCACCTACATCACCGAGGAATGGCTGTGGAGCGCCCCCGTGCGGCTGGTCCCGGTGGAACCGCACGGCCGCGGCCACGATGGGTAG
- a CDS encoding MOSC domain-containing protein, producing MTRHDGSLRRLLRWPVKSLRGEELREGLFDDRGMAGDRAYSLIDGRDAHAGKVLTVRQRPEMLHWRGAYGAGNAPELTAPDGTVWKWDQPGLTDALARSLGTPLSLRAADGQQDRGPTVLVTFQASLLALEEELGAPVDLLRFRPNLHLDLDAPAFAEERWGPGTTVTVGEVDLAVTGNHTGPCIRCAVPSWDPGGRERWPELQKWLIQEHENKFGVIMRVTRPGVVRLGDRSVVEVASGS from the coding sequence ATGACGAGACATGACGGAAGCCTGCGACGGCTGCTGAGGTGGCCGGTGAAGTCGTTGCGGGGTGAGGAGCTCCGGGAAGGACTGTTCGACGACCGGGGCATGGCGGGCGACCGCGCCTACTCACTGATCGACGGACGGGACGCCCACGCGGGCAAGGTGCTGACCGTACGGCAGCGCCCCGAGATGCTCCACTGGCGCGGAGCCTACGGCGCGGGGAACGCGCCGGAGCTCACCGCTCCCGACGGAACCGTCTGGAAGTGGGACCAGCCCGGCCTGACCGACGCGCTGGCCCGATCACTTGGCACGCCGCTCAGCCTGCGCGCGGCCGACGGGCAGCAGGACCGGGGACCGACCGTGCTGGTCACCTTCCAGGCATCCCTGCTGGCGCTGGAGGAGGAGCTCGGCGCTCCGGTCGACCTGCTCAGGTTCCGGCCCAACCTGCACCTGGACCTCGACGCCCCCGCCTTCGCCGAGGAGCGCTGGGGGCCCGGCACCACGGTCACCGTGGGCGAGGTGGACCTCGCGGTGACCGGGAACCACACAGGACCGTGCATCCGGTGCGCCGTGCCCAGCTGGGACCCCGGCGGGCGCGAGCGCTGGCCCGAACTGCAGAAATGGCTGATCCAGGAGCACGAGAACAAGTTCGGTGTGATCATGCGGGTGACCCGGCCCGGCGTCGTCAGGCTCGGGGACCGGTCGGTCGTGGAGGTGGCGAGCGGCTCGTAG